A region from the Bactrocera dorsalis isolate Fly_Bdor chromosome 1, ASM2337382v1, whole genome shotgun sequence genome encodes:
- the LOC125775445 gene encoding uncharacterized protein K02A2.6-like: MAAKGPKAKSRGRLQQYNVGSPFERVAMDVAGPFPTSTAGNKYLLVVMDYFSKWPEVYALPNQEAKTVAEAFVENWITRFGVPVELHSDQGRNFESSIFQEVCTLLGIHKTRTTALHPQSDGMVERFNRTLEEHLRKIVDKDQRNWDKCIQMFLLAYRSAKHETTGYTPAKIIFGSDLRLPADLKFGTNPTAVRNDGDYCSALKEEMNELHLMVRQHTHLMSNKMKDRFDQAANSKGFEEGDLVLLYNPLRKKGLSPKLQTAWEGPYMVMKRLNDVVYRIQRNGKARCKMKVVHLERLAPFGSRGFVPNRDD, translated from the coding sequence atggcagctaaaggtcctaaagccaaaagtcgcggtaggctacaacagtacaacgtgggatcaccatttgaacgagtcgcaatggatgttgcaggtccgttcccaaccagtacggccggtaacaaatatctactggttgtcatggactatttcagtaaatggccagaagtatatgccttaccaaaccaggaagcgaagaccgtagccgaagcgtttgtagaaaattggataacaaggttcggagtgcccgtcgaattacactcagatcaaggcaggaatttcgaatcttccattttccaagaagtctgtacattattgggcatccacaagacacggacaacagcgttacacccacaatcagatgggatggtagagagattcaaccgaacgctcgaagaacatctgcggaaaatcgttgataaagaccaacggaattgggacaagtgcatccagatgttcctgctggcgtatcgttcagcgaagcacgagacaactggttacacgccagcaaagattattttcggatctgatctgcgactccctgctgatcttaagtttggtacgaatcctacagctgtaagaaatgatggagattattgttctgccttaaaggaagaaatgaatgaattgcatctaatggtaagacagcatacgcatctgatgagcaataagatgaaggaccggttcgatcaagcggcaaattcaaaaggttttgaagaaggtgatctggtcctgttgtacaatccacttcgaaagaaaggcttgtccccgaaattgcagacagcctgggaaggaccctatatggtgatgaaacgacttaatgacgtggtataccgcatacaaagaaatgggaaagcacgatgtaaaatgaaagtagtacatttggagaggctcgccccatttggttcaagaggatttgtgcctaatcgggacgattag